The sequence AGCTGGTTCAGGACGAGGACGTGCTGGACACCTGGTTCTCCTCTGCCCTGTGGCCGTTCTCGACCATGGGCTGGCCGGACGACACCAAGGAACTGGCCAAGTACTACCCGACCTCCTGCCTGGTCACCGGCTTCGACATCCTGTTCTTCTGGGTGGCGCGCATGATGATGATGGGCCTCCAGTTCATGGAGGAGATCCCGTTCAAGCACGTCTACATCCACGCCTTGGTGCGCGACGAGCAGGGCAAGAAGATGTCCAAGTCCACGGGCAACGTCATTGACCCTCTGGACATGATCGAAAAGTACGGTGCCGACGCCCTGCGCTTCACCCTGACGAGCTTCGCGGCCATGGGCCGGGACATCAAGCTCTCGGAGCAGCGCATCGAAGGCTACAAGCATTTCATGAACAAGGTCTGGAACGCCACGCGGTTCGCCATGATGAACCTGCCCGACGAGATTCCGGACGCAAATGTGCACGCGGCCTCCGACCTGGCCAACCGCTGGATTCTGCACCGGCTGGAAGAGGTCAAGGAGTCCATCGCCAAGGCCACCGAGGAGTACCGTTTCAACGAGATCGCCCAGACGCTCTACAAGTTCATCTGGTCCGAGTTCTGCGACTGGTACCTTGAGATGATCAAGCCCGCCCTGTACGGCGAGGACGAGCTGGCCAAGGCCGCCACCCAGCGCGTGCTGTGGACCGTGCTGTCCGAGACCATGATCCTGCTCCACCCGGTGACCCCGTTCATCACCCAGGAGATCTGGAACGTGCTGCCGAGGCCTGCCGGTGACGAGAGGAGCGAGGACATCGCCACCCTGCCGTTCCCGGAAAAGCGCCCCGACTGCCTGGACGAGCAGGCCGTGGCCGAGATGGAGCTGTTCATGGGCGTGGTTTCCGGCACCCGGAACATCCGCACCGAACTGCTCATCGAACCGGCCAAGAAGCTCGACCTGCTCATCAAGACCGTGAGCGACGCGGACAAAGCTGTGCTGGAGGCCAACCTCGGCCTGATCCAGTCTCTGGCCCGCATCGGCAACGTGACCATCGGCCCGGACGTCAAGGCTCCCAAGGCCTCGGGCGCAGCCGTGGTCCAGGGCAACGAACTGTCCGTGCCGCTGGAAGGCGTGGTCGACTTCGATGCCGAACTGGCTCGCCTGGACAAGAACCTGGGCAAGCTCGAAAAGACCATGAAGGGCGTGGCCGGCAAGCTCAAGAACCCCGGCTTCGTGAACAACGCCCCTGCCGAGGTCGTCGAAGGCGAGAAGAAGAAGCTCGCCGAAATGGAAGAGGAAAAGACCAAGCTGACCCAGCTCAAGGCGCGCCTTGAGTCGGTGATGGGCTAGCGTTCCGGGCTACATCAGGCCCCAACGGCGCAACCCGGGAATGCAGGTACCGCTCAACAGGTCTGCGCCGCGATAAAAAGTTTTGGAGGGTTCAGGGAACCTTTTTCAAAAGGTTCCCTGGCCGCCGGAGGCAAATCTTATGGCAAACG is a genomic window of uncultured Pseudodesulfovibrio sp. containing:
- a CDS encoding valine--tRNA ligase, with translation MARKELAKAYEPWDVEEKWETHWEQSETFTPDPDGPGDAYSIVIPPPNVTGVLHMGHALNLTLQDILCRFSRQQGKNVLWVPGTDHAGIATQNVVERQLKAEGLTRDDLGREKFIERVWEWKKEKGDHILSQIRRMGASVDWTRECFTFDEQRAKAVREVFVALFEQGLIYKGDYIINWCNRCHTALADDEVEHEAKPGKLHHVKYPLADGSGHLIVATTRPETMLADSAIAVNPDDERFNKYIGKTAILPLVGRELPIIGDSYVDVEFGTGCLKVTPAHDMNDWEIGRRHNLEVISILDEQGFVNENAPEKYRGLSVTDARKLVLEDLEAEGLLGEIVDHDHSVGVCYRCKSTIEPHVSTQWFVSMKPLAEKARAAVPDKTQIYPEHWTKTYYQWLDEIRDWCISRQIWWGHRIPAWTCEECGELIVAKEDPTKCTKCGSSKLVQDEDVLDTWFSSALWPFSTMGWPDDTKELAKYYPTSCLVTGFDILFFWVARMMMMGLQFMEEIPFKHVYIHALVRDEQGKKMSKSTGNVIDPLDMIEKYGADALRFTLTSFAAMGRDIKLSEQRIEGYKHFMNKVWNATRFAMMNLPDEIPDANVHAASDLANRWILHRLEEVKESIAKATEEYRFNEIAQTLYKFIWSEFCDWYLEMIKPALYGEDELAKAATQRVLWTVLSETMILLHPVTPFITQEIWNVLPRPAGDERSEDIATLPFPEKRPDCLDEQAVAEMELFMGVVSGTRNIRTELLIEPAKKLDLLIKTVSDADKAVLEANLGLIQSLARIGNVTIGPDVKAPKASGAAVVQGNELSVPLEGVVDFDAELARLDKNLGKLEKTMKGVAGKLKNPGFVNNAPAEVVEGEKKKLAEMEEEKTKLTQLKARLESVMG